The DNA window CGCCGAGCTCGCCTCGGTCGCCGAGGGCACGACCTCCGGGCGGAGCCGGCCGGTGACCGCCGAGCAGATCGCCCGCGCGCAGGACATCCCGCCCAAGTTCCTCGAGAGCATCCTGCTCCAGTTGCGCCGGGGCGGCATCGTGCACGCCCAGCGTGGTCCCGAGGGGGGCTACTGGTTGGCCCGTCCGGCCGCCGAGATCTCCCTGGCCGATGTGATCCGGGTGATCGACGGGCCGCTCGCGCACGTGCGCGGCCAGCGGCCCGAGCAGCTCGGCTACCAGGGTGCGGCCCGCGCGTTGCAGGACGTGTGGATCGCGCTGCGGGCCAGTGAGCGGGAGATCCTGGAGCTGGTCACCATCGCCGACGTGGCTGGCGGCACGCTGCCCGGCCGGGTCAACGAGTTGGCCGCCGACCCGCGCGCCTGGACCTGACCGACGTTCCCCGCCCGACCGCCGTCCGGCGTGTCCCACCAACCGGATGGGGGACTTGACCGGGGACGGTCCCGTGCCGCATTGTCGACCAAGTTGATAGGAGATGCCGAAAAGTCTAGGGGGCGCTCGTGCGCAAGCTGCTGGTTCTCGCCCTCGTCGGGCTCCTGGCGCAACTGGTCGACGGCGCGCTCGGCATGGCGTACGGGCTGACCTCGTCGACCCTGCTGCTCGTCGCCGGGGTCGCGCCGGCCGCCGCCTCCGCCTCCGTGCACCTCGCCGAGATCGGCACCACGCTCGCCGCCGGGGTGTCGCACTGGCGCTTCGGCAACGTCGACTGGAAGGTCGTCGGCCGGATCGCGCTGCCGGGCGCGGTCGGCGCGTTCGTGGGCGCCACGTTCCTCAGCTCCATCTCCACCGAGTCGGCCGCGCCCTGGATGGCCGCCATCCTGTTCACCCTCGGCGCGTACCTGCTGATCCGCTTCTCCCGCCCGCTGCGCGCCAACCGGGCCGCCGGCCGGCTACGCAGTCGCTTCCTCGCCCCGCTCGGCCTGGTCGCCGGCTTCGTCGACGCCACCGGCGGCGGTGGCTGGGGCCCGGTCGCCACCCCGGCCCTGCTGGTCTCCGGCCGGATGGAGCCGCGCAAGGTGATCGGCTCGGTGGACACCTCCGAGTTCGTGGTGGCCGGCGCGGCGAGCGTCGGTTTCCTGATCGGTCTCGGCTCGGAGGGCTTCCTGCTGCCCACCGTGGCCGCGCTCCTGGTCGGCGGCCTGATCGCCGCGCCGATCGCGGCCTGGCTGGTCCGCATCGTGCCGGCCCAGGTGCTCGGCGCCGTCATCGGCGGCGTGATCGTGCTGACCAACGCCCGCACCCTGCTGCGCGCCGGCGAGCTGGGCGGCCCGGCGCCGGCCCTGGTCTACGCCGTGCTCGCCGCCGGCTGGGTGGCCGCCGTGACGCTGGCGGTGCGGGCCCTGCTCCGGGCGCGCCGGGCCCGCGCCACGGTCGACGCCGCCCTCGCCTCGTCCGGCGCCGCCGCGTCCGGCGCGACTGCGTCCGGCGCCGCCGTGTCCGGCGCGACTGCGTCCGGTGCCGTTCCGTCCGGCGCGGCTGTTCCGGCCGCCGCCGGCGCCACCGCTCCGGCCGCCGCCGGCGCGGCTGTTCCCTTCGCCGAGGCCGAGGAGCCCCGGCGGTTCGCCGCCGCCGTCGAGGGCTGAACTCCACCGCCGACGGGCCGCCCCGGTCCGGTCACCCGCCGCCCGGTCACGCCGCCGGTACCTACGACACGCCAGCCTGACTGCGTTTCCGTTGCTCGGCGTGTCGCGCCTCGGCGGACAACTCCTTTCGACTGGTATGCCTCACAGGCATATTTATGACTGTGAGGCATACCGCTTCTGAGCGACTTCTTTTCCCGCGTGGTTACCCACGGTGACGTCGGTGCGGCCATCCCGGCGGTCGGCGTGGCGCCCCTCGCGCTGCGCCCCGCCGGCGCTTGTGGGGTGTCCGGTGGTGCCCTACGCTGGCGGGGCGCGGAGCCTAATCATCGACGTCGATGCGTCAATGTCTCGTCGCGTCAACGCGCGTGTCTCTCTCGCCGGTCCGGGCAGGCCGGTGGCGGGCGCGTGCCTGACCTTCGCGAAAGGCAACCCCCGTGCATCCCACCACCTCACGCCGTCGGCTCGCGCTGCTCGCCGCGGCCTCGGCGGCCACCCTGACGGCCGGCGCGCTCACCGCGGTGACCGCCGAGGCGGCGGCCGCCGCCTGCCGGATCGACTACCGGATCACCAACCAGTGGGGCGGCGGCTTCGGCGCCGACGTCACCGTGACCAACCTCGGCGACCCGGTCAACGGCTGGACCCTCGGCTGGAGCTTCGCCGCCGGCCAGCAGGTCGTCCAGGCGTGGAACGCGACGGTCAGCCAGTCCGGCGCGCAGGTGAGCGCCCGCGACGCCGGCTACAACGCGACGCTCGGCACCGGCGGCACCGCCAACTTCGGCTTCAACGGCTCCTGGAACAACGCCGCCAACCCTGTGCCCTCCGCGTTCACGCTCAACGGCACCACCTGCACCGGCGCGCCGCCGACCTCGACGCCACCGACGCCCGGCCCGACCACGCCGCCGCCCACCACGCCACCACCCACCACCCCGCCACCCACCACCCCGCCACCGACCACGCCGCCGGCGGGCGCCAAGCAGATGGAGAAGCTCGACCGGGGGCTGGTCAGCGTCCGCTCCGGCAGCGGGAACCTGGTCTCCTGGCGGCTGCTCGGCACCGAGACCTCGGGCGTGTCGTTCAACCTCTACCGCGGCACCACCAAGGTCAACGGAAGTCCGATCACCGGCGCCACCACGTACCTGGACGGCGGCGCGGCCGCCGGGTCGGCGTACACCGTGCGGGCCGTGGTGAACGGCGCCGAGCAGGCGGCCTCCGCCCCGGCGCTCCAGTTCGCCAACGGCTATCTGGACGTGCCGATCCAGGCCCCGCCCGGGGGCACCACGCCGAGCGGCGAGGGCTACACCTACTCCGCCAACGACGCGAGCGTGGGCGACCTCGACGGCGACGGCCGTTACGAGTTCGTGCTCAAGTGGGACCCGTCCAACAGCAAGGACAACTCCCAGTCCGGCTACACCGGCAACGTCTACGTGGACGCGTACACCCTCACCGGCGCCCGGCTGTGGCGCATCGACCTGGGCCGCAACATCCGCGCCGGCGCCCACTACACCCAGTTCCAGGTGTACGACTACGACGGCGACGGGGACGCCGAGGTGGCCATGAAGACCGCCGACGGCACCCGCTCCGGCACCGGCCAGGTGATCGGCTCGTCCTCGGCCGACCACCGCAACTCCAGCGGTTACGTGCTCGCCGGCCCGGAGTACCTGACCATGTTCGACGGTCGCACCGGCGCGGCGCTGTCCACCGTCGACTACGACCCGCCGCGCGGCACCGTCTCATCCTGGGGCGACTCGTACGGCAACCGGGTCGACCGGTTCCTCGCCGGCACCGCCTACCTGGACGGGCAGCGCCCCTCGCTGGTCATGGCGCGCGGCTACTACACCCGCGCGGTGATCGCGGCCTGGGACTTCCGCGACGGCACGCTGCGCAGGCGCTGGACGTTCGACTCCAACGCCTCCGGCAACGGCGCCGCCGCCGGCCAGGGCAACCACCAGCTCTCCGTCGCCGACGTGGACAACGACGGCCGCCAGGAGATCGTGTACGGGGCCGCCACCATCGACGACAACGGCCGGCTGCTCTACTCCACCGGCAACGGGCACGGCGACGCGCTGCACGTCGGCGACCTCGACCCGTCCCGCGCCGGCCTGGAGGTCTTCAAGGTCGACGAGGACGGCAGCAAGCCCAGCTCGTGGATGTCCGACGCGCGTACCGGTCAGATCCTGTGGCAGACCGCGCCGAACGGCGACAACGGCCGCGGCGTCTCCGAGGACATCTGGGCCGGCAGCCCCGGCGCCGAGTCCTGGTCCTCGGCGGTCGACGGCCTGCTCAACACGCGCGGGCAGAACGTCGGCCGCAAGCCGTCCTCGGCGAACTTCCTGATCTGGTGGGACGGCGACCCGGTCCGCGAGCTGCTCGACGGCACCAAGATCGACAAGTACGGCACCGGCGGCGAGACCCGGCTGCTCACCGGCAGCAACGTCGCCTCCAACAACGGCACCAAGTCCACCCCGGCGCTGTCGGCCGACATCCTCGGCGACTGGCGCGAGGAGGTGGTGTGGCGCACCGCCGACAGCGGCGCGCTGCGCATCTACAGCACGCCCGTCACCACCGGCCTGCGCCTGCCGACCCTGATGCACGACCCGCAGTATCGGGTCGCGGTCGCCTGGCAGAACACCGCCTACAACCAGCCGCCGCACCCGGGCTTCCACCTGGGTGACGGCATGAGCACGCCGGCCGCGCCGAACATCTACCTGCGCTAGAACGCAGGCACCGGGTCGCCGGCCGCGGAATCCGCTCAGCCGGCGACCCGGTGCACCACACCGCAGCATTCCCGACCCGTCCCGACCGGGAATGCCGTACCACCACCGGGGACAAAGTTATGCGTCCCGCGCGACGCTGCGGTGACGCGGCTATGAAGAGCGTGTTTCAGCCTTCCCGGCGCAGCCCACCGGCCACCTTCTCGGCGATCAGCTCGAACGAGCGGACCCGGTCGGCCACGTCGTAGACCATCGAGGTCAGCATCAACTCGTCCGCGCCGGTGCGCTCCAGCAGCGTCCCGAGCTGTCGGGCCACCGTCTCCGGCGAACCCGTCGCCTGACCGTCGCGACGCTGCGCCACGAACTCCCGCTCCTGCTCGGAATACGGATAGGCCGCCGCCTCCTCCGGCGTGACCAGCGGCTCCGGCCGCCCCGACCGCAACTTCAGGAACGACAACCCGGCCGGCCCGGCCAGCCACTGCGCCCGCTCGTCGGTCTCCGCGCACACCGCGTTGACCGCCACCATCGCGTACGGCCGGTCCAGCCACTGCGACGGCCGGAAGTGCTGCCGGTAGAGCTGCAACGCCGGGATCGTGTTCTGCGAGCTGAAATGGTGCGCGAACGAGAACGGCAACCCGAGCAGGCCGGCGAGCTGGGCGCTGAACCCGCTCGACCCGAGCAGCCACACCTGCGGCGACTGCCCGCGCCCCGGCGTCGCGGTGATCGGGCCCGGCTCGGCGCCGCTCAAGTAGTTCATCAGGTCGGCCAGCTCGCGCGGGAAGTGCTCCGCGGACAGGCCCTCCATGGTGCGGCGCAACGCCAACGCGGTCACCTGGTCGGTGCCGGGCGCCCGGCCGATGCCCAGGTCGATCCGCCCCGGGTGCAGCGCCTCCAGGGTGCCGAACTGCTCGGCCACCACCAGCGGCGCGTGGTTGGGCAGCATCACCCCGCCCGAGCCCAACCGGATCGTGGACGTGTTCGCGGCCAGGTGGGCGAGCAGCACCGCCGGCGCCGAACTGGCGATCGCCGGCATGTTGTGGTGCTCGGCCACCCAGAACCGGCGGTAGCCCAGCTCCTCGGTGCGCCGGGCCAGCTCGGTGGTGTGCCGCAGCGCCTCGCCGGCACTGCCGGTCGCGGCCACCGGGGCAAGGTCAAGAACAGACATGGGTACGTCGATCACGCCAGGGTGCAACCGGGGACGTGCCGGAATTGTTCCCCTCGGGTGGCTCAGCCCATGCCCCGGGCCTGCTCGAAGATCAGGCTGGTCTCGGTGTGCCGCACCGCCGGATCCACCGCCAGGTGGTCGAGCACGAAGTCGCGCAGCGCGTCCCCGGACGCGGCCCGCACGTGCAGCACGTAGTCCTCCGCGCCGGCCACGTGGAACACCGACACCACCCCCGGCAGCCGCACCGACCGGGCCCGGAAGGCGTCCACCGCGGCCCGCTCGTGCGCCGTCAACCGCACCGACACCAGCGCCTGCAACGGCAGCCCCACCGCCGCCGGGTCGACGTCCGCGTGGAACCCGCGGATCGCCCCGCACTCGCGCAGCGCCCGGGTGCGCGTCAGGCACGTCGACGGCGCCACGCCCACCCGCTCCGCCAGCGCGTTGTTGGGCAGCCGCCCGTCGGCGGTCAGCTCGGTGAGGATCGCGCGGTCGACGTCGTCGAGGCCGGAGAACGGCCGCACATCGTTCGGTGCGAGAGGCATGCCGCCATCTTCTATCGAAGAAGCGTCGGAAGGAAGCGAGATTCTCAGAATCTTCTTCGCCACTATTGCCTCGTACTGCCGTCATGTTCGACGCTTCCGGGCATGACCGCCGTGGACACCGCAGCCGTGCACGCCGGGCGTGACGACCTCGCCGGCCTCGGCGTGCACGTCCCGCCCATCGACCTCTCCACCACCAACCCGCTGCCCTCGGTGACCGACGGCGGCGACGCCTACGAGACGCTCGCCACCGGCAACCCGCTCCCGGCCGGCGCCAGCGCCGTCTACCAGCGGCTCTGGAACCCCACCGTGGCCCGCTTCGAGACCGCCCTCGCCCAGCTCGAAGGCACCGCCGAGTCGGTCGCGTTCGCCAGCGGCATGGCCGCGCTCACCGCCACCCTGCTCGCCGCCACCCGCGACGGCAAGCGCCACGTCGTCGCCGTCCGTCCGCTCTACGGCGGCACCGACCACGTCCTGGCCAGCGGCCTGCTCGGCACCGAGGTCACCTGGGCCCGCGCGGAGGAGGTCGCCACCGCGATCCGCCCCGACACCGCAGTGGTCGTCGTCGAGACCCCGGCCAACCCCACCCTCGACCTGGTCGACATCGCCGCGCTCGCCACCGCCGCCGGCGACGTCCCGCTGCTGGTCGACAACACCGTCGCCACCCCCGTGCTCCAGCAGCCCGCCCGGCACGGCGCCGCGCTCGTGCTGCACAGCGCCACCAAGAGCATCGGCGGCCACGGCGACGTCCTCGCCGGCGTCGTCGCCTGCGCCCCCGACTGGGCCGCCCGGCTGCGCCAGGTGCGCGCCGTCACCGGCGCCGTCCTGCACCCGCTCGGCGCCTACCTGCTGCACCGCGGCCTGCAGACCCTGCCGCTGCGGGTCCGCGCCCAGCAGGCCGGCGCGGAGAAGCTCGCCGCCTGGCTCGCCGGCCACCCGGCCGTCGAGCGGGTCCACCACCCGTCCCGGCACGACCCGGCCGGCCTGGTCGGTCGCCAGATGTCCGGCGGCGGCAGCCTGCTCGCCTTCGAGGTACGCGGCGGCGCGGCCGCCGCGGCCACTGTCGCCGGCGCCTGCGAACTGATCACCCATGCCGTCTCGCTCGGTGGGGTCGACACGCTGATCCAGCACCCGGCCTCGCTGACGCACCGGCCGGTCGAGGGCGACGCCAAGCCGGGCGGCGCGCTGCTGCGGGTCTCGGTCGGCCTGGAGGACCCGGAGGACCTGCGCGCGGATCTGGCGCGCGCGCTCGCGTCGATCTGACGCGGGCGGTGCGGCGCGGACGCTCGCGGCGATCTGACGCGGGCGGTGCGGCACGGACGCTCCCGTCGATCTAAGGCGCGCCGGGCGTTGGCAGCGGCCGCGCCGACCGGTCGCCGTCGTGCCGCGGCCCGACGGTCCGGTCAGGACTTCGGGCCGACATGTTGATCCAGTGCGGCGACCGCCTCCCGGCGGGCCACCGACAGCGACCACGGCAGGTTCATCCGCCAGGCGATGCCGAGCAGGTCGAGCGCCCACTGGCACAGCGCCATGATGTCGGTGGAGCGGTTGGAGAACATGTAGCGGGGATAGACGTACTCCTTCCCGCGGACCACGACCCGGTTGGCGAAGCGGCAGCCGTCGGAGTGGAACAGGCCCCGCAGGAAGTGGCCCGGGTGCGCCGCGACGATGGTGCGCTGCCAGTCGGCCAGGACGATCGGGCGCTCATGTTTCTTACCCGGCCCGTGCTGGGGAAACAGGCACGGCCAGTGCTTCCCGTAGCTCTGCACATTGACGCAGCCCTGCTGCTGGACCCGCTGCACCTTCTCGGCCAGCACCGCCCGCATGGCGTCGTCGCACGCCTCGATCAGACCGGGCCAGCAGTCGCTGCAGGAGATGCGGAGCACCGGGACCCGGGCCTGGGTGACGAGGTGGCCGTCGCCGAGGTAGAGGCCGAGGAGATAGGCGTAGGCCGCCGGATCTGTCGGACCGCGGGCATCCTCGCGGCAGCGGAAACACCGCAGCGCGGTGCCCTGCTGCTTGGGCTCCGGTCGATCCTTGCACCAGTGGCGAACCGTCGGATAGGAGAGCCCCACGGTCCGCGCCACCTCGGCGACGGTCGCTCCGCCGAGGTAGAGACGTCGCGCCCGAGCGCGAATTTCGGGAGGATGCACAGGCCTATGGTCGAACGCCTGTATGACATTTTTGGTGCCCTCGGTGGGATTCGAACCCACACTGTATGGAGTTTGAATCCATTGCCTGCTGCCAGTTGGGCTACGAGGGCGTTCCGTGATTCGGCCTCGACAGCCTACCCGCTAGGCTGAAGGCGGCGACACCCGGCACGGCGGGTGCCGGGTTCGAACTGGTGGGAGTGGCTCGTGGGCGAGATGCAGACGGATGCCGAGCGCAAGCGCGTTCTGATCGCCGAGGACGAGGCGCTGATCCGGCTGGACCTGGCCGAGATGCTGGTCGAGGAGGGCTACGAGGTGGTCGGCGAGGCCGGCGACGGCGAGACCGCCGTCCGGCTCGCCGAGGAGCTCAAGCCGGATCTGGTCATCCTCGACATCAAGATGCCGATCATGGACGGGCTGGCCGCCGCCGAGCGGATCGCCGGCGCGCGCATCGCCCCCGTGATCATCCTGACCGCGTTCAGCCAGCGCGACCTGGTGGAGCGGGCCCGGGCGGCCGGCGCGATGGCCTACCTGGTGAAGCCGTTCCAGAAGAGCGACCTGGTGCCGGCGGTGGAGATCGCGCTGTCCCGCTACTCGGAGATCTCCGCGCTGGAGGCCGAGGTGGCCGGCCTGACCGACCGGCTGGAGATCCGCAAGACCGTCGAGCGGGCCAAGGGCGCGCTGATGACCACCTATGGCATGACCGAGCCGCAGGCATTCAAGTGGATCCAGCGCACCGCGATGGACCACCGGATGACCATGAAGGAGGTCGCCGAGCGGATCCTCGCCGAGACCGCCGGCGGCGAGGTGGCGGAGCAGCCCGCGTCCTGACGCCGCCCGGCGGGCGAGCGACCGATCGATAGGATCGGATCCATGCCTCTTCCGCGCCTGAGGTCGGTGGTCGCCGTGGTGGCCGGTGTCGCGGTGCTGCTCGCCGCCTGCCGGTCCGCGCCGGAGGAGCCGGCCGCGCCGGCGCCGGTACGCCCGGCCTGGCGGCCCGTCGTGCTGCCCCTGCCGCCGGGCCCCGCGGGTCGTCCGCTGCTGCGTGACGCGGCGCACTGCGCCGGGCGCTGGTACGCCGTCGGCGGGCTGGTCGACCCGGCGGGGGAGACCCGGCCGGCGGCCTGGTCCAGCGTGGACGGCACGACCTGGACGGCGCTGCCGGTGCGGGCGCAGACGTTCTACGGCCGGCAGCACGTGCTCTACGCGGTCGCGTGTCGCGACGACGGGATGGCGGCGCTCGGGGCGAAGACCGGTGGCGTGCACGGCAATCCGCGTACCGGATCCTGGGTGTGGCGTGCGGGCGGGCCGGTGCGGGAGGTGCCGGCGGCGTTCGAGCTGTTCGGCGGGCCGCGCGCGGTGAGCGCGTCGCGGCTGGCGGCCGGGCCGGGCGGCTGGTTGATCGCCGGAGCGCGCACGGACGGCGCGGCGGTGTGGACGTCGCCGGATGCCGGCGGCTTCGTGGTGCGCGAGGGGATGCCGGAGCTGGCCGGCGACGGCCGGGGCCGGACGGCGGCCTACGACGCGGTGGCGGTGGGTCCGGGCTGGCTGGTGGTGGGGTCGTTGCTGCCGGTGGGTGGCACGGCGTTGACGCCGCTGGCCTGGTCGTCGGCGGACGGCCGGTCGTGGCGGCGGGCGGCGCTGCCGGCCGACGGGGGTGGGGCGGCGGAGCGGGTGGTGCTGCGCGACGGCGCGGCGACGACGGTGGGTCCGGTCCGCGACGGCTTCGCGGTGTGGCGGTCCCCGGCCGGTGGTTCGGACGGGTGGCGGCGGGTCGGCGGGTTCGGCGCGGCCGGGCCGGGGGTGTCGTCGGTGACGGGTCTGGTGGCGGCCGGCGGGCGGTTGGTCGCGGTGACCGGGGACGGCGCGGATCGCCGACTGTGGATATCGGGTGACGGCGGCGTGTCGTGGCGGCCGGTGATCGTGCCGGCTCCGGTGCCGGCCCGCGGCGACGCGGCGCTGGCGGTGGCCGCCGATGCCACCGGGATGCTGATGGTCGGGGATGACGGAAAGACCTCCCATGCCTGGTGGGCGGCGTTGCCGGGTGTCGATGAGTAGGGGGTGGTGCTCCATTGACCCGTTACCGATGAAACCTCGGTGAAAGCCCTTCGGCGCCTTCGGTTCTTACGGGAAGCGTCGGGAATCCGCCACGGCGTGTAACGGTTCGGTCAACCCCGCTTTCCGGGTCTTACGTCACCGCTGGCCGGTGGGATAACGTCCCGGCCCAGACCGGCGACGACGGTCTGGTTCGTCCGCCCCCGCAAGGGCCAATCAGCAGCGGGTGGTTCGGACCATGGACGGAGGAGGGTTCGGGCCTTGAGGCAGAAGCTCGCACGCGTGATCGGCGGGGTCGCCATGCTGGCGCTCGTCGCCGGTGGTACCGCTTGTTCCAGCGGCAGCGACGATGAGGGTTCCGGGGGGAGCGCCTGCGGGAGCAAGATCGCTTTCTTCGGCGCGCTGACCGGTAGCTCGGCCGCGCTGGGCATCAACGAGAAGAACGGCGCCAAGCTGGCGGTCGACAAGTACAACAAGGAGAACCCGGACTGCAAAGTCGAGCTCGCCGAGCTCGACTCGCAGGGCAGCCCGGACCAGGCGCCCGGCCTGGCCCAGAAGGCGATCGACGACACCAAGATCCTCGGTGTGGTGGGTCCGGCCTACTCGGGTGAGTCGGAGGCCGCCGGTCCGCTGTTCAACGAGGCCGGTCTGGTCACCATCACCCCCTCCGCGACCAACCCGACCCTCGCCACGAAGGGTTGGAAGACCTTCTTCCGGGCGGTCGGCAACGACCTGAGCCAGGGCCCCGCCGCCGGCGTCTACATCAAGAACGTCATCAAGGCCGACCGGGTCTACGTCATCGACGACCAGTCGGCGTACGGCGCCGGTCTGGCCGACGAGGTCAAGAAGGTGCTCGGCGGCTCGGTCGTGGGCAGCGACAAGGTCCAGGGCGAGGGCAAGCAGACCGAGTTCTCCGCCGTCGTCACCAAGGTCAAGGCCGCCAACGTCAATGCGGTCTTCTACGGTGGCTACTACCAGGAGGCCGGCCTGATCCGCAAGCAGCTCACCGCTGCCGGCGTCACCGCCCCGCTGGTCGCCGGTGACGGCGTGAACGACGGCGCCTACATCACCTCCGCCGGCGCGGCGGCCGCCGAGGGCACCATCCTCACCTGCCCCTGCCAGCCGTCCACCGAGGCCCGTGGCTCCTTCGCCGCCGACTACAAGGCCCTGAACGGCGCCGACCCGGGCACCTACAGCGACACCGCGTACGACGCGGCGAACATCCTGCTGGCGGGCATCAAGGCCGGCAAGACCTCCCGCGCCGACCTGCTCGAGTTCGTCAAGGGCTACAGCGGCGAGGGCGTGGCCGCCAGCTACAAGTTCGTCGAGGGCGGCGAGCTGGACCCGGCGCAGGTCAAGGTCTGGGCGTTCAAGGTGCAGGGCGGCAAGGTCGTCCCGGACCAGGAGATCCCCAAGTCCTGATCGTCGATCGCTGCGACTGGCGATTGAGTTGTGAATCGCGGGTGCGGCCGGGAGCTGGCTCCCGGCCGCACCCCCTTTTTCTCTTCAGCGACGGAGCGTCCCTCCCTTGAACTTCGACGGACTGTTCTCCAACTTCGGGGAACTCACCACGACCGGCCTGACACAGGGTGCGATCTACGCCCTCGTCGCGCTCGGCTACACGCTTGTCTACGGCGTGCTCAGGCTCATCAACTTCGCCCACTCCGAGGTGTTCATCGCGGGCGCGTTCGCCGCGATCTGGACCTGGAACGGTTTCGGTCTCGACCAGAACTCCCAGGTCAGCGGTGTCGGCTCGATCCTGTTCTATCTGCTGGTGGCGATGATCGTGGCGGCCATCGCCTCGGCCGGCACGGCGACCGTGATCGAGCGGGTGGCGTACCGTCCGCTGCGCAAGCGCAACGCGCCGCCGCTGGCGTTCCTGATCACCGCCATCGGCGCCTCGATCGCGATCTCCGAGGCGTTCGGCGTCTACACCCGGCGCCTGCCGGAGGGCGCGCCGTCGCTGGTCAGCTCCAAGCCGCTGTTCCACGTCGCCGGGGTGCCGATCGACAGCATCCAGTTGCTCACCGTCGGCGCCGCGCTGGTGATGATGTTCGCGCTGGACCAGTTCATCAACCGCAGCCGCACCGGCCGCGGCATCCGGGCGGTGGCCCAGGACGCCAACACGGCGGCCCTGATGGGCGTCAACAAGGACCGGATCATCCTGATGGTCTTCATCGCCGGCGGCACCATGGCCGGCGTCGCGGGCCTGCTCTACGACGTCCGGATCCAGACGCTCACCTACAGCGTCGGCTTCCTGCTGGGCCTCAAGGCGTTCACCGCGGCGGTGCTCGGCGGCATCGGCAACCTGCGGGGCGCGCTGGTCGGCGGCCTGCTGCTGGGCGTCGTGGAGAACTACGCCTCGGGCCTGTTCGGCAGTCAGTGGAAGGACTTCGCCGCGTTCGCGGTGCTCGTCGTGCTGCTGATGTTCCGCCCGACCGGCCTGCTGGGCGAATCACTGGGGAGGGCACGCGCATGACGACCACCATCGACCCGCCGGAGCGGCGGGAGAGCGCGGTGGACAAGCTGCGCAACGGC is part of the Micromonospora sp. WMMD980 genome and encodes:
- a CDS encoding LLM class flavin-dependent oxidoreductase, with the protein product MIDVPMSVLDLAPVAATGSAGEALRHTTELARRTEELGYRRFWVAEHHNMPAIASSAPAVLLAHLAANTSTIRLGSGGVMLPNHAPLVVAEQFGTLEALHPGRIDLGIGRAPGTDQVTALALRRTMEGLSAEHFPRELADLMNYLSGAEPGPITATPGRGQSPQVWLLGSSGFSAQLAGLLGLPFSFAHHFSSQNTIPALQLYRQHFRPSQWLDRPYAMVAVNAVCAETDERAQWLAGPAGLSFLKLRSGRPEPLVTPEEAAAYPYSEQEREFVAQRRDGQATGSPETVARQLGTLLERTGADELMLTSMVYDVADRVRSFELIAEKVAGGLRREG
- a CDS encoding Lrp/AsnC family transcriptional regulator gives rise to the protein MPLAPNDVRPFSGLDDVDRAILTELTADGRLPNNALAERVGVAPSTCLTRTRALRECGAIRGFHADVDPAAVGLPLQALVSVRLTAHERAAVDAFRARSVRLPGVVSVFHVAGAEDYVLHVRAASGDALRDFVLDHLAVDPAVRHTETSLIFEQARGMG
- a CDS encoding response regulator, encoding MGEMQTDAERKRVLIAEDEALIRLDLAEMLVEEGYEVVGEAGDGETAVRLAEELKPDLVILDIKMPIMDGLAAAERIAGARIAPVIILTAFSQRDLVERARAAGAMAYLVKPFQKSDLVPAVEIALSRYSEISALEAEVAGLTDRLEIRKTVERAKGALMTTYGMTEPQAFKWIQRTAMDHRMTMKEVAERILAETAGGEVAEQPAS
- a CDS encoding PLP-dependent aspartate aminotransferase family protein yields the protein MTAVDTAAVHAGRDDLAGLGVHVPPIDLSTTNPLPSVTDGGDAYETLATGNPLPAGASAVYQRLWNPTVARFETALAQLEGTAESVAFASGMAALTATLLAATRDGKRHVVAVRPLYGGTDHVLASGLLGTEVTWARAEEVATAIRPDTAVVVVETPANPTLDLVDIAALATAAGDVPLLVDNTVATPVLQQPARHGAALVLHSATKSIGGHGDVLAGVVACAPDWAARLRQVRAVTGAVLHPLGAYLLHRGLQTLPLRVRAQQAGAEKLAAWLAGHPAVERVHHPSRHDPAGLVGRQMSGGGSLLAFEVRGGAAAAATVAGACELITHAVSLGGVDTLIQHPASLTHRPVEGDAKPGGALLRVSVGLEDPEDLRADLARALASI
- a CDS encoding sulfite exporter TauE/SafE family protein, whose translation is MRKLLVLALVGLLAQLVDGALGMAYGLTSSTLLLVAGVAPAAASASVHLAEIGTTLAAGVSHWRFGNVDWKVVGRIALPGAVGAFVGATFLSSISTESAAPWMAAILFTLGAYLLIRFSRPLRANRAAGRLRSRFLAPLGLVAGFVDATGGGGWGPVATPALLVSGRMEPRKVIGSVDTSEFVVAGAASVGFLIGLGSEGFLLPTVAALLVGGLIAAPIAAWLVRIVPAQVLGAVIGGVIVLTNARTLLRAGELGGPAPALVYAVLAAGWVAAVTLAVRALLRARRARATVDAALASSGAAASGATASGAAVSGATASGAVPSGAAVPAAAGATAPAAAGAAVPFAEAEEPRRFAAAVEG
- a CDS encoding Rrf2 family transcriptional regulator → MRLSARVDYALRAAAELASVAEGTTSGRSRPVTAEQIARAQDIPPKFLESILLQLRRGGIVHAQRGPEGGYWLARPAAEISLADVIRVIDGPLAHVRGQRPEQLGYQGAARALQDVWIALRASEREILELVTIADVAGGTLPGRVNELAADPRAWT
- a CDS encoding cellulose binding domain-containing protein, with the translated sequence MHPTTSRRRLALLAAASAATLTAGALTAVTAEAAAAACRIDYRITNQWGGGFGADVTVTNLGDPVNGWTLGWSFAAGQQVVQAWNATVSQSGAQVSARDAGYNATLGTGGTANFGFNGSWNNAANPVPSAFTLNGTTCTGAPPTSTPPTPGPTTPPPTTPPPTTPPPTTPPPTTPPAGAKQMEKLDRGLVSVRSGSGNLVSWRLLGTETSGVSFNLYRGTTKVNGSPITGATTYLDGGAAAGSAYTVRAVVNGAEQAASAPALQFANGYLDVPIQAPPGGTTPSGEGYTYSANDASVGDLDGDGRYEFVLKWDPSNSKDNSQSGYTGNVYVDAYTLTGARLWRIDLGRNIRAGAHYTQFQVYDYDGDGDAEVAMKTADGTRSGTGQVIGSSSADHRNSSGYVLAGPEYLTMFDGRTGAALSTVDYDPPRGTVSSWGDSYGNRVDRFLAGTAYLDGQRPSLVMARGYYTRAVIAAWDFRDGTLRRRWTFDSNASGNGAAAGQGNHQLSVADVDNDGRQEIVYGAATIDDNGRLLYSTGNGHGDALHVGDLDPSRAGLEVFKVDEDGSKPSSWMSDARTGQILWQTAPNGDNGRGVSEDIWAGSPGAESWSSAVDGLLNTRGQNVGRKPSSANFLIWWDGDPVRELLDGTKIDKYGTGGETRLLTGSNVASNNGTKSTPALSADILGDWREEVVWRTADSGALRIYSTPVTTGLRLPTLMHDPQYRVAVAWQNTAYNQPPHPGFHLGDGMSTPAAPNIYLR
- a CDS encoding transcriptional regulator; amino-acid sequence: MGSNPTEGTKNVIQAFDHRPVHPPEIRARARRLYLGGATVAEVARTVGLSYPTVRHWCKDRPEPKQQGTALRCFRCREDARGPTDPAAYAYLLGLYLGDGHLVTQARVPVLRISCSDCWPGLIEACDDAMRAVLAEKVQRVQQQGCVNVQSYGKHWPCLFPQHGPGKKHERPIVLADWQRTIVAAHPGHFLRGLFHSDGCRFANRVVVRGKEYVYPRYMFSNRSTDIMALCQWALDLLGIAWRMNLPWSLSVARREAVAALDQHVGPKS